A stretch of Gymnodinialimonas phycosphaerae DNA encodes these proteins:
- a CDS encoding crossover junction endodeoxyribonuclease RuvC: MTNETKAATDVTGSPYIGVTRAHARTRNGDSELSAASVTPSAQAKSILALDLGTTTGWALRGFDGLITSGTASFKPGRYDGGGMRYLRFTNWVTEIDRLSGPIEAIYFEEVRRHLGTDAAHIYGGLMASLTSWAELRGVPYQGVPVGTIKRHATGKGNAPKEAMIAAAQSRGYSPKDDNEADAIAILHWALETQGGVA, from the coding sequence ATGACCAATGAAACAAAGGCTGCGACGGATGTGACGGGTTCCCCCTATATAGGCGTCACGCGCGCGCATGCGCGCACGCGCAACGGTGATAGTGAACTATCCGCTGCATCCGTCACACCCTCTGCACAGGCCAAGTCAATTCTCGCCCTCGATCTTGGGACGACCACTGGCTGGGCGCTGCGTGGCTTCGACGGCCTGATCACGAGCGGTACGGCCAGTTTCAAGCCTGGGCGCTATGACGGGGGCGGGATGCGTTACCTCCGGTTCACGAACTGGGTCACCGAGATCGACCGCCTGTCTGGGCCTATTGAGGCGATCTATTTCGAAGAGGTGCGGCGTCACCTCGGCACTGATGCGGCGCATATCTACGGCGGCTTGATGGCGTCCCTGACAAGTTGGGCCGAGTTGCGGGGCGTCCCGTACCAGGGCGTGCCGGTCGGCACCATCAAGCGTCACGCGACCGGGAAGGGCAACGCGCCCAAAGAAGCGATGATCGCGGCCGCCCAATCCCGCGGCTACAGCCCCAAGGACGACAACGAGGCTGATGCCATCGCGATCCTGCACTGGGCCTTGGAGACCCAAGGCGGTGTCGCATGA
- a CDS encoding DUF6378 domain-containing protein — MSAAAFLEKVAGVLEERGHAYGAADAAFEAIAARWSITLGRPVSAAQVVLCMIDLKLVRLSHDPGHEDSLIDVIGYAALFSEVCR, encoded by the coding sequence ATGAGCGCCGCTGCGTTTCTGGAAAAAGTAGCCGGCGTGCTCGAAGAGCGTGGCCATGCCTATGGCGCAGCGGATGCGGCCTTTGAGGCGATTGCAGCACGCTGGTCGATCACGCTCGGACGCCCCGTGTCGGCAGCGCAGGTTGTCCTTTGCATGATCGATCTGAAGCTGGTTCGGCTCTCCCATGACCCGGGGCACGAGGACAGCCTCATCGATGTTATCGGCTATGCAGCCCTTTTCTCGGAGGTGTGCCGATGA
- a CDS encoding DUF6362 family protein — MSAWTPKLVEARLSEAAFVLKRLPEPRLSGYFSTWPEVVQSFADKVGQEPKPMRVLPSPAAISRMEETLTWTAGLEPIDGQIVWLRAYGYRWREVCRAVGLQRSSAHHHWVFGLCFIAHKLNRRHVSQHLSMQQVIDLARADDPAL; from the coding sequence ATGAGCGCCTGGACACCGAAGCTGGTCGAGGCTCGCCTTTCGGAGGCTGCCTTTGTCCTAAAGCGTCTGCCCGAGCCGCGGCTTTCGGGGTATTTCAGCACCTGGCCGGAAGTGGTGCAGAGCTTTGCCGACAAGGTGGGCCAAGAGCCAAAGCCCATGCGGGTGCTCCCGTCGCCCGCCGCCATCAGCCGGATGGAGGAGACGCTGACCTGGACTGCGGGGCTGGAGCCCATCGATGGCCAGATCGTCTGGCTGCGCGCCTATGGCTATCGCTGGCGGGAGGTGTGCCGGGCTGTGGGTCTGCAGCGGTCGTCGGCGCATCACCACTGGGTCTTTGGCCTCTGCTTTATTGCCCACAAACTGAACCGCCGGCACGTCAGCCAGCACCTCTCAATGCAGCAGGTGATTGACCTCGCGCGTGCCGATGATCCGGCGCTCTGA
- a CDS encoding DNA modification methylase gives MDVVDLPLEQIIPYARNPRRNGQAIATVAASIQEFGWRQPIVVDEAMVVLAGHTRLEAARKLGFKTAPVHVAKGLTVSQARAFRIMDNRSSENAEWDKDLLNLELADLLEADFDLGLTGFTDDELNALMSSLDAGTGPQEGEDDVPETPEDPISRPGDLWILGNHRLLCGDSTVATDVERVLNGVKPLLLVSDPPYGVEYDPSWRNQAGAAKTKRTGKVLNDDRADWREAWALFPGDVAYVWHGALHAATVAESLEVAGFTIRSQIIWAKDRLVLSRGDYHWQHEPAWYAVKKTGKGHWAGDRKQTTLWQIANKDQDEKTVHGTQKPVECMRRPILNNSSPGQAVYEPFMGSGTTLIAAETTSRVCLGIELNPAYVDVAVQRWQRFTGKQAVLEGGQQTFDALKAEREAT, from the coding sequence ATGGACGTCGTCGACCTGCCGCTGGAGCAGATCATTCCCTATGCGCGCAACCCGCGGCGCAACGGGCAGGCCATCGCCACGGTCGCGGCCTCGATCCAGGAGTTCGGCTGGCGCCAGCCTATCGTTGTCGACGAGGCGATGGTTGTGCTGGCCGGGCACACGCGGCTGGAAGCGGCGCGCAAGCTCGGCTTCAAGACCGCGCCGGTGCATGTCGCCAAGGGGCTGACGGTCAGCCAGGCGCGGGCCTTCCGGATCATGGATAACCGTTCCAGCGAGAACGCTGAATGGGACAAAGACCTTCTGAACCTCGAACTGGCCGACTTGCTCGAGGCGGATTTTGACCTCGGGCTGACGGGCTTCACAGACGACGAATTGAATGCGCTGATGTCGAGCCTCGATGCGGGCACCGGCCCGCAGGAGGGTGAGGACGATGTGCCGGAAACCCCCGAGGATCCGATCAGCCGCCCGGGCGATCTCTGGATCCTCGGCAACCACCGGCTGCTTTGCGGCGACAGCACGGTTGCCACGGATGTCGAGAGAGTGCTGAACGGCGTAAAGCCGCTATTGCTTGTCAGCGATCCACCGTACGGTGTGGAATACGATCCCAGCTGGCGCAACCAGGCGGGGGCGGCGAAGACCAAGCGCACTGGCAAGGTGCTGAATGACGACCGCGCTGACTGGCGCGAGGCCTGGGCCCTATTTCCCGGCGATGTCGCCTATGTCTGGCACGGCGCGCTGCACGCGGCGACCGTGGCCGAAAGCCTCGAGGTCGCGGGCTTCACCATCCGCTCCCAGATCATCTGGGCCAAGGACAGACTGGTTCTGAGCCGGGGCGATTATCACTGGCAGCACGAGCCCGCTTGGTACGCTGTCAAAAAGACGGGCAAAGGTCACTGGGCGGGCGACCGCAAGCAGACAACGCTCTGGCAGATTGCCAACAAGGATCAGGACGAAAAGACCGTCCACGGGACGCAGAAGCCGGTGGAATGCATGCGGCGGCCGATCCTGAACAACTCGAGCCCGGGTCAGGCGGTCTATGAGCCCTTCATGGGGTCCGGTACCACGCTGATCGCAGCCGAGACCACGAGCCGCGTCTGTCTCGGTATCGAGCTGAACCCGGCCTACGTCGATGTGGCCGTCCAGCGCTGGCAGAGGTTCACAGGGAAACAGGCGGTCCTTGAGGGAGGCCAGCAGACCTTCGATGCCCTGAAAGCTGAGCGTGAGGCCACATGA
- a CDS encoding DUF7220 family protein, whose protein sequence is MKQSRLMSLIEAITNVIVGYGVAVVTQILIFPIFGLQTTLGQNLAMGGIFTIVSLFRSFALRRLFESIRVARQRS, encoded by the coding sequence ATGAAACAGTCGCGCCTCATGTCACTGATTGAAGCGATCACCAACGTGATCGTCGGTTACGGCGTGGCGGTCGTGACGCAGATCCTGATCTTCCCGATATTTGGGCTGCAAACGACACTCGGACAAAACCTCGCGATGGGCGGGATCTTCACGATCGTCAGCCTGTTTCGATCGTTCGCTCTGAGGCGGCTCTTCGAGTCCATCCGCGTTGCGCGGCAGCGCAGTTAG
- a CDS encoding terminase small subunit, Nu1: protein MSSATQPIGVIARLLDLSERRVQQLSREGVIPKAERGQYDLIGSVRGYVRYLRDQAVKAQAGAPDYAAERARFIRARADLAEMEAEEKRRSLIAAEQIEAAWIAVLALLRTRLLALPDRLAPQAFEQSTVGDTRNLIRAAIREVLDDLAQPDIELEADIDLAECAHSAGGTDPEADGGEGAGRSEAAAGPDDQRLGRSEPTAEL from the coding sequence ATGTCATCCGCCACACAACCCATCGGCGTGATCGCGCGGCTGCTCGACCTTTCGGAACGACGGGTCCAACAACTGAGCCGCGAGGGCGTCATCCCGAAGGCCGAACGCGGCCAGTATGATCTGATTGGATCGGTCCGCGGCTATGTCCGTTATCTGCGCGATCAGGCGGTAAAGGCTCAGGCGGGCGCGCCAGACTATGCTGCCGAACGCGCGCGCTTCATCCGGGCGCGGGCCGACCTCGCCGAGATGGAGGCCGAGGAAAAGCGCCGCTCGCTGATCGCGGCCGAACAGATCGAGGCGGCTTGGATTGCAGTCCTTGCGCTTTTACGCACCCGCCTGCTGGCGCTTCCGGACCGGCTGGCCCCACAGGCTTTTGAACAATCAACCGTCGGAGACACCCGGAACCTGATCCGCGCCGCCATCCGCGAGGTGCTCGATGATCTCGCGCAGCCAGACATTGAACTTGAAGCCGACATTGACCTCGCGGAGTGCGCTCACTCTGCAGGGGGCACTGATCCTGAAGCGGACGGTGGCGAAGGCGCTGGCCGTTCTGAGGCCGCCGCCGGACCTGACGATCAGCGATTGGGCCGATCAGAACCGACGGCTGAGCTCTGA
- a CDS encoding phage terminase large subunit family protein, whose amino-acid sequence MAKALAVLRPPPDLTISDWADQNRRLSSEASAEPGQWRTSRAEYQRGIMEAVSDAATETVVIMSSSQVGKTEVVNNCVGYHIDQDPAPIMVVMPTERDAETWSKDRFSPMARDTPCLQDKIANPKSRDGNNKILHKRFPGGHLTIVGANAPSGLASRPIRLLLCDEVDRYPFSAGAEGDPVNLAKKRTVTFWNRKIVLVSTPTNKGASRIEAAFEESDQRRFWVPCPECGHEQILTWGQVKWDKDGNGGHRPETARYHCAECDAPWKDETRWAAISKGRWIADAPFNGTAGFHLNEIYSPWVRLEAMAKAFLSARAGGDETMKTFINTSLGETWMESGEAPDWQRLQGLKEDWSAGTVPAGGLFLTAGVDVQKDRIEVDVWAWGKGLQSWLIDHIVIDGGPGEQACWQKLTDLLGRTWAHASGTPMTIARLAIDTGYETAAVYAWARQVGFGQVAPIKGLEGFNRASPVMGPTFVDATIAGKRLRRGARLWTIATSTFKAETYRFLRLDPPEVTSTADGERFPTGFLHLPGWVDAEWLKQLTAEQLVTVKNKRGFAKLEWQKLRERNEALDCRVYARAAAWILGADRWSDARWEELAAQFVVADAKGTTSAGSPQLARKAQVRRVARSTYMG is encoded by the coding sequence GTGGCGAAGGCGCTGGCCGTTCTGAGGCCGCCGCCGGACCTGACGATCAGCGATTGGGCCGATCAGAACCGACGGCTGAGCTCTGAAGCCAGCGCCGAGCCGGGCCAGTGGCGCACGAGCCGCGCCGAATACCAGCGCGGGATCATGGAGGCGGTCTCGGATGCCGCCACCGAAACCGTCGTTATTATGTCCAGTTCACAGGTGGGCAAGACCGAAGTGGTGAATAACTGCGTCGGCTACCATATCGATCAGGACCCGGCGCCGATCATGGTGGTGATGCCGACCGAGCGTGATGCTGAAACCTGGTCAAAAGACCGCTTCTCGCCGATGGCGCGAGATACGCCCTGCTTGCAGGACAAGATTGCCAACCCGAAGTCACGGGACGGGAACAACAAGATCCTGCATAAGCGGTTTCCGGGCGGGCATTTGACCATTGTGGGTGCCAACGCACCCTCGGGGCTGGCGAGCCGCCCGATCAGGCTCCTTTTGTGCGATGAGGTCGACCGCTATCCGTTCAGTGCAGGCGCTGAAGGCGACCCGGTCAACCTCGCGAAAAAGCGGACGGTGACGTTCTGGAACCGCAAGATCGTGCTGGTCTCGACGCCGACGAATAAGGGCGCTAGCCGGATCGAGGCGGCGTTTGAGGAAAGCGACCAGCGCCGGTTTTGGGTGCCGTGCCCCGAATGTGGGCATGAACAAATTCTGACCTGGGGGCAGGTGAAATGGGACAAAGACGGGAATGGTGGCCATCGTCCCGAAACCGCACGCTACCACTGCGCCGAATGTGATGCGCCCTGGAAGGATGAGACCCGCTGGGCGGCCATCTCAAAAGGCCGCTGGATTGCGGATGCGCCGTTCAACGGGACGGCCGGATTCCATCTGAACGAGATCTATTCGCCATGGGTGCGGCTCGAGGCGATGGCCAAGGCGTTTCTGTCGGCGCGCGCCGGTGGGGACGAGACGATGAAGACCTTCATCAACACCTCGCTCGGCGAGACCTGGATGGAGAGCGGCGAGGCCCCGGATTGGCAGCGCCTGCAGGGTCTGAAGGAAGATTGGAGTGCAGGCACGGTGCCGGCGGGCGGGTTGTTCTTGACTGCCGGGGTCGACGTCCAGAAGGACCGGATCGAGGTCGATGTCTGGGCATGGGGTAAGGGGCTGCAAAGCTGGCTCATCGACCACATCGTTATCGATGGCGGGCCCGGCGAGCAGGCGTGCTGGCAAAAACTGACTGACCTTCTGGGACGGACTTGGGCTCACGCAAGCGGCACGCCGATGACAATCGCGCGGCTCGCGATCGACACGGGCTATGAAACGGCGGCCGTCTACGCCTGGGCGCGGCAGGTGGGCTTTGGCCAGGTCGCGCCGATCAAAGGCCTTGAGGGGTTCAATCGGGCAAGCCCTGTGATGGGGCCGACGTTTGTCGATGCGACGATCGCGGGCAAGCGCCTGCGCCGCGGAGCGCGGCTTTGGACAATAGCCACATCGACATTTAAGGCCGAGACCTATCGCTTCTTGCGGCTTGATCCGCCGGAAGTCACCAGCACGGCGGATGGGGAGCGGTTTCCTACCGGCTTTCTCCACCTGCCGGGCTGGGTCGATGCCGAATGGCTGAAGCAGCTGACGGCGGAGCAGCTGGTGACGGTCAAGAACAAGCGCGGCTTCGCGAAACTCGAATGGCAAAAGCTGAGGGAACGCAACGAGGCACTCGACTGCCGGGTTTATGCTCGCGCGGCCGCTTGGATCCTCGGAGCTGATCGCTGGTCAGACGCGCGGTGGGAAGAACTCGCGGCGCAGTTTGTGGTCGCTGATGCCAAGGGCACCACCTCTGCCGGGAGCCCTCAACTGGCCCGCAAGGCACAGGTGCGCCGCGTTGCGCGGTCAACATACATGGGATGA
- a CDS encoding phage head-tail joining protein, with protein sequence MADLATLKLRRDSLTAQRASGVARVSYDGKTVDYRSVAEIDRAIEALDREIAAAEGRRIVRQVRVTTAKGL encoded by the coding sequence ATGGCGGATTTGGCGACACTGAAACTCCGCCGTGACAGTCTGACAGCACAACGCGCGTCGGGCGTGGCGCGCGTCAGCTATGACGGCAAGACGGTGGACTATCGTTCCGTCGCGGAAATCGATCGTGCCATCGAGGCGCTTGACCGCGAGATTGCAGCGGCCGAGGGGCGGCGGATCGTGCGGCAGGTCCGCGTGACGACCGCCAAGGGGCTCTGA
- a CDS encoding phage portal protein yields MFDLFRRRATGGPEAMRARLEGAMAKRRLRGWNPPLENINALVASGGPRLLARSRELVVTNGYAANACEAFAANLVGDGIKPSSLITDAALRDQVQKLWLAWTDEADADGLTDFYGLQAMVAREMFVAGECFVRLRPRRAEDGLLVPLQLQLLQSEMLPFEKTETDPNGNRIRCGIEFDLIGRRVAYHFRRRHPGDSTDQRIAVPDTVRVPAEEVLHIYRPIDAGQIRGLPHVAPAMVRLFLLDQYDDAELDRKKTAAMFAGFITKTTPEDPMMGEGEADLDGAAIASLEPGTMQVLLPGEDVKFSSPADVGGGYEAFQYRTLLAVSASLGLPYHLVTGDVRQANYSSLRAELVEFRRRIGQLQHGVIAHQLCRPIWRRWLETAVLSGALDADPVVARPVQWIPPRWDWVDPLKDIQAQVLAMEAGLTSRRKVVEATGYDIEEVDRENASDAKRAADLGLSYRASPGETQGARATPTGIPDPNTPNEDGSGSSTTPQQE; encoded by the coding sequence ATGTTTGACCTGTTCCGCCGTCGGGCCACCGGCGGTCCTGAAGCCATGCGCGCGCGGCTTGAGGGGGCGATGGCCAAGCGCCGCTTGCGCGGCTGGAACCCGCCGCTCGAGAATATCAACGCGTTGGTCGCCTCTGGCGGACCCAGACTGCTGGCACGATCACGCGAGCTGGTGGTGACCAACGGCTATGCCGCCAATGCCTGTGAAGCCTTCGCGGCAAACCTTGTGGGCGACGGCATCAAGCCGTCCTCGCTGATCACGGATGCCGCGCTACGCGACCAGGTGCAAAAGCTCTGGCTCGCTTGGACGGATGAGGCGGATGCAGATGGTCTGACCGATTTCTACGGTCTGCAGGCCATGGTCGCGCGGGAGATGTTTGTCGCCGGCGAATGCTTTGTGCGCTTGCGCCCACGCCGGGCAGAAGACGGGCTGCTTGTGCCGCTGCAATTGCAGCTTCTGCAATCCGAGATGCTGCCGTTTGAGAAAACCGAGACGGACCCGAACGGGAACCGCATCCGCTGTGGGATCGAGTTCGACCTGATCGGGCGGCGAGTGGCCTATCATTTCCGCCGCCGCCATCCGGGGGACAGTACGGATCAGCGCATTGCCGTTCCCGACACGGTTCGTGTGCCGGCCGAGGAAGTCTTGCACATCTACCGGCCGATTGATGCGGGTCAGATCCGGGGCTTGCCACATGTGGCGCCTGCGATGGTGCGGTTGTTCCTCTTGGACCAATACGACGACGCCGAACTTGATCGCAAAAAGACCGCCGCGATGTTCGCAGGCTTCATCACCAAGACGACCCCGGAAGACCCGATGATGGGCGAAGGCGAGGCCGATCTCGACGGAGCGGCGATCGCCAGCCTGGAACCCGGCACCATGCAAGTGCTGTTGCCGGGCGAGGATGTGAAGTTCTCGAGCCCGGCCGATGTCGGCGGCGGCTATGAGGCGTTCCAATACCGCACGCTTCTGGCGGTCTCAGCCTCGCTGGGGCTGCCCTATCATCTGGTCACCGGCGATGTTCGGCAGGCGAATTATTCGAGCTTGCGGGCAGAACTGGTCGAGTTCCGTCGCCGCATCGGTCAGTTGCAGCACGGGGTCATCGCCCATCAGCTATGCCGCCCGATCTGGCGGCGCTGGCTGGAAACGGCCGTGCTCTCAGGCGCCTTGGATGCAGATCCGGTTGTCGCGCGACCCGTCCAATGGATCCCGCCACGGTGGGATTGGGTCGATCCGCTCAAAGACATCCAAGCGCAAGTGCTGGCGATGGAAGCGGGGCTCACCTCGCGGCGCAAGGTGGTCGAGGCTACGGGCTATGACATCGAAGAGGTCGATCGCGAGAATGCCTCTGATGCCAAGCGCGCTGCCGACCTGGGCCTGAGCTATCGCGCCAGCCCCGGCGAAACGCAG